One Leptolyngbya sp. 'hensonii' genomic window carries:
- a CDS encoding N-acetylmuramidase family protein yields the protein MLQLKILANTLLKLRPVQSTQLADAEKQPIAANAILNVQSYKVEGDHLKVAFAGQSFKGRNTWYVYGQHAQLLKSGVVVPTIGNYLKILVNTFLKLKPVQSFQLKDEEKQLVPAGSIYTVQSYAVQQDHIQVALLGQFFKGRNTWYVYKGHAEIFNPDQPRGSKTLTEEDYRLAATMINVSVATIKAVVEVETSGGGFLPDGRPKILFEAHYFSYYTNHVYDDSHPNISSYSWNRSLYIGGAAEYNRLNQAIALNRTAALMSASWGLGQIMGDNFRAAGYANVEAFVKDMYESAGKQLQAMVNFIRANSLDDELRRQDWAGFANGYNGPAYRQNQYDLKLKAAYERFISRG from the coding sequence ATGCTTCAACTGAAGATTTTAGCGAATACATTGTTGAAACTGCGTCCAGTGCAATCAACGCAACTGGCGGACGCAGAAAAGCAGCCGATCGCAGCCAATGCTATTTTGAATGTGCAGTCTTACAAAGTGGAGGGGGACCATCTGAAGGTTGCCTTCGCTGGGCAATCTTTTAAGGGGCGCAATACCTGGTACGTCTATGGCCAGCATGCCCAGCTCTTAAAAAGTGGCGTGGTCGTTCCTACGATCGGAAACTATCTGAAAATTCTAGTTAATACCTTCTTAAAGCTGAAGCCAGTGCAGTCTTTCCAGTTAAAGGATGAAGAAAAGCAACTGGTTCCAGCAGGGAGCATCTACACCGTGCAATCCTATGCTGTCCAACAGGACCATATCCAGGTCGCTTTGCTGGGTCAGTTTTTTAAGGGGCGCAACACCTGGTACGTTTACAAGGGCCATGCCGAAATCTTCAATCCCGATCAACCTAGGGGCAGCAAAACGCTGACCGAAGAGGACTATCGGCTGGCGGCAACCATGATCAATGTTTCTGTTGCCACTATCAAAGCAGTTGTTGAGGTTGAGACCTCTGGTGGGGGGTTTCTTCCAGATGGACGTCCTAAGATCCTGTTTGAAGCCCACTATTTCAGCTATTACACGAATCATGTCTACGATGATTCTCACCCTAATATTAGTTCCTATAGCTGGAACCGCAGTCTGTATATTGGTGGTGCAGCGGAATACAATCGGCTGAATCAGGCGATCGCCCTCAATCGCACCGCTGCCCTGATGTCCGCCAGTTGGGGGCTGGGTCAGATCATGGGGGATAATTTCCGGGCTGCGGGCTATGCCAACGTGGAAGCCTTTGTCAAAGATATGTACGAATCAGCCGGGAAGCAACTCCAGGCGATGGTCAACTTTATTAGGGCGAATAGCCTGGATGATGAATTGAGACGCCAGGATTGGGCTGGGTTTGCCAATGGATACAATGGCCCTGCGTATCGGCAGAATCAGTACGATCTGAAATTGAAAGCAGCCTACGAGCGGTTTATTTCCAGAGGTTAA
- a CDS encoding Coenzyme F420 hydrogenase/dehydrogenase, beta subunit C-terminal domain → MTPAAPDFPKHKKARALKPSSRRPAKELCSECGLCDTYYVHYVKEACAFLNQQIPELEAQTHGRSRDLDSPDDWYFGVHQEMMAARKQDPIPGAQWTGIVSAIAIEMLNRGLVEGVVCVQNTEADRFQPKPVIARTPEDILAARVNKPTLSPNLSVLEQIEQSGLKRLLVIGVGCQIQALRSVEKDLGLEKLYVLGTPCVDNVTRAGLQKFLETTSRSPDTVVHYEFMQDFRVHFKHSDGSTELVPFFGLKTNQLKDVFAPSCMSCFDYVNSLADLVVGYMGAPFGWQWIVVRNPQGRKMLDLVLDQIETQPVMSEGDRRQAVQQSIPAYDQGVTLPMWAAKLMGVVIERIGPKGLEYARFSIDSHFTRNYLYTRRNHPEKLEAHVPEFAKRIVSQYKLPEV, encoded by the coding sequence ATGACACCTGCAGCCCCCGATTTTCCCAAGCATAAAAAAGCCCGAGCGCTGAAGCCGTCCAGCCGCCGTCCAGCAAAAGAATTATGCAGCGAATGTGGCCTTTGCGATACCTACTACGTTCATTATGTAAAAGAAGCCTGTGCGTTCCTGAATCAGCAAATTCCTGAGCTGGAAGCCCAGACCCATGGGCGTAGCCGGGATCTGGACAGTCCGGACGATTGGTATTTTGGGGTGCATCAGGAGATGATGGCGGCCCGCAAACAGGACCCGATTCCGGGAGCCCAATGGACGGGCATTGTCAGCGCAATCGCGATCGAGATGCTGAATCGGGGTCTGGTGGAAGGGGTGGTCTGTGTCCAGAACACGGAGGCGGATCGATTTCAGCCCAAGCCAGTCATTGCCCGCACCCCCGAAGATATCCTGGCAGCACGGGTGAATAAGCCGACCCTCTCCCCGAATCTATCGGTGCTGGAACAGATCGAACAGTCTGGTCTGAAGCGTCTGCTGGTGATTGGGGTGGGATGCCAGATCCAGGCTCTGCGATCGGTGGAGAAAGACCTCGGCCTGGAAAAGCTGTATGTGCTAGGCACTCCTTGCGTGGATAATGTCACCCGTGCCGGTCTCCAGAAATTCCTGGAAACCACCAGTCGTTCCCCTGACACGGTGGTGCATTACGAGTTCATGCAGGATTTTCGGGTTCACTTCAAACATTCAGACGGCTCTACAGAACTGGTCCCTTTCTTTGGTCTGAAGACGAACCAGCTTAAGGATGTCTTCGCCCCGTCCTGTATGAGTTGCTTTGACTATGTGAATTCCCTGGCAGACCTGGTGGTGGGCTATATGGGGGCTCCCTTTGGTTGGCAGTGGATTGTGGTGCGGAATCCCCAGGGACGGAAGATGCTGGACCTGGTGCTGGATCAAATTGAAACCCAGCCTGTGATGTCCGAGGGCGATCGGCGACAGGCCGTGCAGCAAAGCATTCCGGCCTACGATCAGGGGGTGACTTTACCCATGTGGGCAGCCAAACTTATGGGGGTTGTGATCGAGCGTATCGGTCCCAAGGGCCTGGAGTACGCCCGCTTTTCGATCGATTCCCACTTCACCCGTAATTACCTGTACACCCGGCGCAACCATCCGGAGAAACTGGAGGCCCATGTACCCGAATTCGCCAAGCGAATCGTCAGCCAGTACAAACTCCCTGAGGTTTAA
- the lpxD gene encoding UDP-3-O-(3-hydroxymyristoyl)glucosamine N-acyltransferase, translated as MKFSELVQTLSLTEAPGSLKLTPDNDPEITGLAAVDEAQPQHLSYIEGAKFAAFIEKTKASALIVPMQEALQAKVTARGLAWVAVPDPRLTFAQVIKLFYKPFQPAPEIHPTAIIDPSAQIGPEVYIGPYVTIHAGVKIGAGACLFPNVVIYPGVQIGDRTVLHANCTIHERTQIGADCVIHSGVVIGAEGFGFAPTREGWFKIEQSGSVILEDRVEIGCNSTVDRPSTGTTLIGQDTKVDNLVQIAHGCRIGRGCAIAGQAGLAGAAKIGNRVILAGQVGVNNQVTVGDGAIASAKAGIVGDVAPGEVVSGFPAMPHKVFLKASVLYGRLPELYQLVRRLRQQFPEQE; from the coding sequence ATGAAATTTAGTGAACTGGTTCAAACCTTAAGCCTGACTGAAGCACCTGGTAGTCTGAAATTGACACCAGACAATGACCCAGAGATTACCGGTCTGGCCGCAGTCGATGAAGCCCAACCTCAGCATTTGAGTTACATTGAAGGGGCTAAATTTGCCGCGTTTATCGAAAAGACAAAGGCCAGTGCCTTAATCGTGCCGATGCAGGAAGCGCTTCAGGCTAAAGTCACAGCACGGGGACTGGCCTGGGTCGCTGTCCCTGATCCCAGACTGACTTTTGCTCAGGTGATTAAGCTATTTTATAAGCCGTTTCAACCCGCTCCAGAAATTCATCCAACAGCCATCATCGATCCCTCCGCCCAGATTGGCCCTGAGGTTTATATTGGTCCTTACGTAACGATTCATGCCGGGGTCAAAATTGGGGCTGGGGCCTGTCTCTTTCCCAATGTTGTGATCTATCCCGGGGTCCAGATTGGCGATCGCACTGTTTTACATGCCAACTGCACTATTCATGAACGAACCCAAATCGGGGCAGATTGCGTCATCCATAGTGGCGTTGTGATTGGTGCTGAGGGCTTTGGATTCGCGCCAACCCGGGAGGGGTGGTTTAAGATTGAACAGTCTGGCTCTGTCATTCTGGAAGATCGGGTTGAAATTGGATGCAACTCGACGGTCGATCGCCCCTCCACAGGGACAACCCTGATCGGGCAAGATACCAAGGTTGATAATCTGGTTCAAATTGCCCACGGTTGCCGTATTGGTCGGGGTTGTGCCATTGCGGGTCAGGCCGGGTTAGCGGGTGCCGCCAAAATTGGCAATCGCGTCATTCTGGCTGGACAGGTGGGCGTGAATAACCAGGTGACGGTTGGTGACGGGGCGATCGCATCTGCTAAAGCTGGCATTGTTGGAGATGTAGCTCCTGGTGAAGTGGTCTCCGGATTCCCAGCCATGCCCCACAAAGTATTTCTAAAAGCGTCAGTATTATACGGTCGGTTGCCGGAGCTATACCAGCTTGTCCGGCGACTGCGCCAACAGTTTCCAGAACAGGAGTAA
- a CDS encoding DUF4870 domain-containing protein, whose product MNDKITASACSWAMWCHLSSLAWIPAMFLGIPIPMGGFVVPLLIWLAKREAHPFIDDQGKESVNFQLSMLLYSLAAFILLLLLVPVVLLFGGARGDALIGLSIALLIGLILGLAGLIGLFELVVVIFAAAKAGNGEFYRYPLTIRFLT is encoded by the coding sequence ATGAACGATAAGATTACTGCTTCGGCCTGCAGTTGGGCGATGTGGTGTCATCTCTCCTCCCTGGCCTGGATACCTGCGATGTTCCTGGGCATTCCCATTCCCATGGGTGGGTTTGTGGTCCCCCTCTTGATCTGGTTGGCGAAACGAGAGGCTCACCCTTTCATCGATGATCAGGGCAAAGAGTCTGTCAACTTTCAACTCTCCATGCTCCTTTATTCCCTGGCTGCATTCATTCTTCTGCTCCTGTTGGTCCCTGTGGTTCTTCTGTTCGGGGGAGCTAGGGGCGATGCTTTAATTGGTCTGTCCATTGCGTTATTGATTGGACTGATCCTGGGATTGGCTGGTTTGATTGGATTGTTCGAACTCGTAGTGGTGATCTTTGCGGCGGCTAAAGCTGGTAATGGTGAATTTTATCGCTATCCTCTAACCATAAGATTTTTAACGTAA
- a CDS encoding 16S rRNA (cytosine(967)-C(5))-methyltransferase, with amino-acid sequence MILNPRQLAFMTLRAIYRGGYADVELHQTLQQATLSEVDRRFLTELVYGTVRRQRTLDAWIDYLGKKPAAQQPPDLRMILHLGLYQLLYLNHIPAAAAVDTTVDLARQNKLAGLTGVVNGLLRQSIRQMERSKGNVDPPIAETADPITRLGLRHSYPDWIVHVWQEQLGLDEAEQLCVRLNQSPAIDLRINPLRASLAEVEAALQAFGVAVAAIPGLPQALRLTGPVGAIQHLPGFDLGGWMVQDASAQLVGHLVDPQPGETVIDACAAPGGKTTHLAELMQDQGTIWACDRSAGRLRKVQQNADRLHLQSIQICAGDSRTLSQFEGQADRVLLDAPCSGLGTLHRHADARWRQTPASVAELGVLQEELLHQAIHWVKPGGILVYATCTLHPLENERLIQTFLDQHPDWGIQPPGPDSPVAAFATPEGWVKVWPHRHQMDGFFMARLKKQ; translated from the coding sequence GTGATTTTGAATCCCCGACAACTGGCTTTTATGACGCTTCGGGCCATCTATCGGGGCGGCTACGCCGATGTGGAACTGCATCAAACCTTGCAGCAGGCCACTCTATCTGAGGTCGATCGGCGGTTCCTGACCGAACTGGTCTATGGTACAGTGCGGCGGCAGCGGACTCTGGATGCCTGGATTGATTACCTCGGCAAAAAACCGGCTGCCCAACAACCCCCAGATTTGCGGATGATTCTGCATCTGGGTCTCTATCAATTGCTCTATCTCAACCATATTCCGGCGGCGGCAGCGGTAGATACGACTGTAGATCTGGCCAGACAGAATAAATTGGCCGGATTAACTGGAGTCGTGAATGGGCTGCTGAGACAATCTATTCGCCAGATGGAGCGCTCAAAGGGCAACGTCGATCCACCGATCGCTGAAACAGCAGACCCCATTACCCGTCTGGGCCTTCGGCATAGCTATCCCGACTGGATTGTGCATGTCTGGCAGGAGCAATTGGGGTTGGACGAGGCCGAACAGCTCTGTGTCAGGCTGAATCAGTCCCCTGCGATCGATCTGCGGATTAATCCCCTGCGAGCATCCCTGGCTGAGGTGGAGGCGGCTCTGCAGGCTTTTGGAGTGGCCGTTGCAGCCATTCCGGGATTGCCCCAGGCTCTACGCCTGACCGGTCCCGTCGGTGCAATTCAGCACCTGCCCGGTTTTGACCTGGGTGGGTGGATGGTGCAGGATGCCAGCGCCCAACTGGTGGGGCATCTCGTCGATCCCCAACCAGGGGAGACGGTCATTGATGCCTGTGCTGCTCCAGGGGGAAAAACGACCCATCTGGCGGAGTTGATGCAGGATCAGGGGACAATCTGGGCCTGCGATCGCAGTGCGGGGCGGCTACGCAAGGTACAGCAGAATGCCGATCGTCTGCACTTACAGAGCATCCAGATCTGTGCCGGGGATAGCCGAACCCTGAGCCAGTTTGAGGGGCAGGCCGATCGGGTCTTGCTGGATGCTCCCTGCTCCGGTCTGGGTACCCTGCACCGTCATGCCGATGCCCGCTGGCGACAGACCCCAGCTTCGGTGGCGGAGCTGGGCGTTTTGCAGGAGGAATTGCTCCACCAGGCTATCCATTGGGTCAAACCGGGAGGCATTCTGGTGTACGCCACTTGCACTCTCCACCCCCTGGAAAACGAACGGCTAATTCAGACCTTTCTCGATCAGCATCCAGATTGGGGCATCCAGCCTCCTGGCCCTGATTCGCCAGTCGCTGCCTTTGCCACCCCGGAAGGGTGGGTCAAGGTCTGGCCCCATCGCCATCAGATGGATGGATTTTTTATGGCGCGCCTGAAAAAGCAGTAA
- a CDS encoding TIGR00300 family protein, whose translation MTSSIRFLMCAPDHYDVDYVINPWMEGNIHKSSRDQAVEQWNQLFRIMKERAIVDLVQPQPGWPDMVFTANAGLVLGNTVVLSRFYHKERQGEEPFFNAWFAQQGYRVHELPKDLPFEGAGDALLDREGRWLWAGYGFRSELDSHMYLAEWLDIEVLSLRLMDDRFYHLDTCFCPLTGGYLLYYPPAFDAYSNHLIEMRVPESRRIAIDEADAVNFACNAVNIERTVILNKVGAPLRQRLETVGFEVVETPLTEFLKAGGAAKCLTLRTTEPIRDDHHAEATIESRTIRLEGHLLDSGLINRALDVIIEGSGSFQVLNFNLGEQRQSTSSAEVKVSAPSHSVMEKIMAQLIDLGALPPTQDVCDAHLEPVIQNGVAPDDFYVTTIYPTEVRVGCQWVQVQNQRMDGAIAITQGSTGPVARCKLLRDLEIGEQVVVDVEGIRTIRKPESREQRNIQEFSFMASGVSSERRVELVVEQIAWELRQIRDRGGKVVVTAGPVVIHTGGGEHLAHLIRNGYVQALLGGNAIAVHDIEQSMMGTSLGVDMKRGVSVRGGHRHHLKVINAVRRCGSIKNAVREGIITSGVLYQCIQNDVPFALAGSIRDDGPLPDTEMDLVKAQADYARLIQGADLILMLSSMLHSIGVGNMTPAGVKMVCVDINPAVVTKLSDRGSVESVGVVTDVGLFLSLLVQQLDRLTSPYRVMQRA comes from the coding sequence ATGACTTCCTCCATTCGCTTCCTCATGTGTGCACCCGACCACTACGATGTGGATTATGTGATTAACCCCTGGATGGAGGGTAATATCCATAAATCCTCCCGTGACCAGGCTGTAGAACAGTGGAATCAACTGTTCCGCATTATGAAAGAGCGGGCGATCGTAGATCTGGTGCAACCCCAACCCGGCTGGCCAGATATGGTGTTTACCGCCAATGCCGGGTTGGTACTGGGGAATACGGTTGTGCTCAGTCGCTTCTACCATAAGGAGCGCCAGGGCGAGGAACCCTTTTTCAACGCCTGGTTTGCCCAACAGGGCTATAGGGTGCATGAACTGCCCAAGGATTTGCCGTTTGAGGGTGCCGGAGACGCACTTCTGGATCGGGAGGGACGCTGGCTCTGGGCCGGATATGGCTTTCGCTCCGAGCTAGACTCTCACATGTACCTGGCCGAGTGGCTAGATATTGAAGTGTTGTCCCTACGCTTGATGGACGATCGCTTCTACCATCTGGATACCTGCTTCTGCCCTCTGACTGGCGGCTATCTCCTCTATTATCCTCCAGCCTTTGATGCTTATTCCAATCATCTAATTGAGATGCGGGTGCCGGAATCTAGGCGCATTGCCATTGATGAAGCTGATGCCGTTAACTTTGCCTGTAATGCCGTCAATATTGAGCGCACGGTGATTCTGAACAAAGTTGGGGCACCCCTTCGACAGCGCCTGGAAACTGTGGGCTTTGAAGTGGTTGAAACGCCCCTAACTGAATTTCTGAAAGCTGGCGGCGCAGCCAAATGTCTCACCCTGCGGACCACAGAACCCATTCGGGACGATCATCACGCTGAAGCCACGATCGAAAGTCGCACGATTCGGTTGGAAGGACATCTACTGGACAGTGGCCTGATCAATCGGGCTCTGGATGTGATTATCGAAGGCAGTGGCAGTTTCCAGGTCTTAAACTTCAACCTGGGAGAACAGCGTCAGAGTACGTCTTCAGCGGAAGTCAAGGTTTCGGCCCCTTCCCATAGTGTCATGGAAAAAATCATGGCCCAGCTCATTGATCTGGGGGCATTACCGCCTACTCAGGACGTGTGCGATGCCCATCTGGAGCCGGTAATTCAAAATGGAGTGGCCCCAGATGACTTCTATGTGACCACCATTTATCCCACCGAAGTTCGGGTGGGCTGCCAGTGGGTTCAGGTTCAAAATCAGCGCATGGATGGGGCGATCGCGATTACCCAGGGTTCCACAGGCCCGGTGGCCCGGTGCAAACTGCTGCGAGACCTGGAGATTGGGGAACAGGTGGTAGTGGATGTGGAAGGCATCCGCACCATTCGCAAACCAGAATCGCGAGAACAGCGGAATATCCAGGAATTCAGTTTTATGGCTTCCGGTGTTTCCAGTGAGCGACGAGTGGAACTGGTCGTCGAACAGATTGCCTGGGAATTGCGCCAGATCCGCGATCGAGGCGGTAAAGTAGTGGTCACCGCTGGTCCCGTTGTGATTCATACCGGAGGTGGAGAACACCTGGCCCACCTGATCCGCAATGGATATGTGCAGGCCCTGTTAGGAGGAAATGCGATCGCCGTTCATGACATTGAACAATCCATGATGGGCACCTCTCTGGGGGTGGACATGAAGCGGGGAGTTTCAGTCCGGGGTGGGCATCGGCACCATCTCAAGGTGATCAATGCTGTGCGTCGTTGTGGCAGCATCAAAAATGCAGTGCGGGAAGGCATCATCACCAGTGGTGTCCTCTACCAGTGCATCCAGAATGACGTGCCCTTTGCCCTGGCTGGGTCGATTCGAGATGATGGTCCTCTACCGGATACGGAGATGGATCTGGTGAAGGCTCAGGCTGACTACGCTCGTCTGATTCAAGGGGCAGACCTGATCCTGATGTTGTCCTCCATGCTGCACTCGATCGGCGTTGGCAATATGACTCCAGCCGGGGTGAAGATGGTCTGTGTGGACATCAACCCGGCGGTGGTGACGAAGTTGAGCGATCGGGGGTCCGTTGAGTCTGTTGGTGTAGTCACAGACGTGGGCCTGTTCCTCAGCCTGCTGGTGCAACAACTCGATCGATTGACCAGTCCCTATCGGGTGATGCAGCGAGCTTGA
- a CDS encoding GAF domain-containing protein yields MFKTIFKFNQGKVADSPGSLSESQTCPSQNKLLRKLIDRIWSSMELKTILQTAVDELAELLDLDRCSFMWCLPDAQRVHVVYERVRKPQSASHSLSISESSGSELSGEAVALEDPLFRSGDYHTKIAEPSESASSKSYKIEHLGSVATAIAQGEIIINCGPLPNKAALGTITRLLSRLQRTNPQATSPILGSIANLLVPVKGQSGWTGLLACLSNQPRAWSPNDVAMVQLVAQQLEIAIRQTKLYEQSQKLAQRERLINQITHQTRQSFDLEKVFTQAMTQLMETLDAERCVVYLAADDHGSRGKASDFFWEEESGQSRSKKSATFRRYQHLFEARREACPSCLETFNKNGPLTRWITQHRQTLAIADVTQDSRIDMQDQEYQAAQVKSVLAVPVQADDKLQAILYLSQCSHTRHWSKADQDLAKAVADHLAIAIQQSRLYVQTRRQMEREALMRLISDNIHSTLNLDEILQVVVQKVRQLINSDRVLVYKFTENGRGEVLIEELLGKCSSIMDRLQRDDSFLRCYGELHGCEQTYRIDDVAEADLSESYLTFLEWLEVQASVTVPITIGPRLWGLLIVQESEAPRTWKTSDVYLLQQLAARMAIAIHQAELYEQVQIAAARAQLKADELEQTLRQLQQTQAQLIQSEKMSSLGQLVAGVAHEINNPVNFIYGNLKYADDYIQMLMDLVSLYQEHYPHPDPEIQQRMDDIDLNFLADDLSKLLSSMKVGADRIRQIVLSLRNFSRLDQADMKPVDIHEGIDSTLLILQNRLKDQPGRPPITILKGYANLPRVECYPGQLNQVFMNILANAIDALEGTSEPDEHGQISWSAAHPSPTITIRTEFLSPDRVLIRIADNGPGMNEETRKRLFDPFFTTKPVGKGTGLGLSISYQIVTEKHKGALRCVSEPEHGAEFQIEIPIQQNHLQAEQAVAAGYSDPD; encoded by the coding sequence GTGTTTAAAACAATATTTAAATTCAATCAAGGAAAAGTTGCAGACAGCCCTGGCTCCCTATCTGAAAGCCAAACCTGTCCCAGTCAGAACAAGCTGCTGCGAAAACTCATCGATCGCATCTGGAGTTCGATGGAGTTGAAAACGATCTTGCAGACAGCCGTTGACGAGTTGGCGGAGCTGCTTGATCTGGATCGATGCTCCTTTATGTGGTGTTTGCCCGATGCCCAACGGGTGCATGTCGTATACGAACGGGTTCGTAAACCGCAGAGCGCCAGCCATAGCCTGAGTATTAGTGAATCCTCTGGCAGTGAATTATCGGGAGAAGCGGTAGCTTTAGAAGACCCTTTATTCCGTTCCGGTGATTATCATACAAAAATTGCTGAGCCTTCGGAATCCGCTTCATCAAAATCTTACAAAATAGAGCATCTGGGCTCCGTAGCAACTGCGATCGCCCAGGGTGAAATCATCATTAATTGCGGCCCCCTGCCCAATAAAGCGGCCCTGGGAACGATCACACGTCTGCTTTCCCGCCTGCAACGAACCAACCCCCAGGCGACCTCACCTATTTTGGGGTCGATCGCCAATTTATTGGTCCCAGTAAAAGGACAGAGTGGATGGACCGGTTTATTGGCCTGCTTATCAAACCAGCCCAGGGCCTGGTCTCCCAATGATGTGGCTATGGTGCAACTGGTCGCTCAGCAACTGGAGATCGCCATTCGGCAAACTAAGCTTTATGAGCAATCTCAGAAGCTGGCCCAGCGGGAACGTCTGATTAACCAGATCACCCATCAAACCCGCCAGAGCTTCGATCTGGAAAAGGTTTTCACCCAGGCCATGACTCAGTTGATGGAAACCCTGGATGCGGAACGGTGTGTGGTTTATCTCGCTGCGGATGATCATGGATCCCGGGGGAAAGCTTCAGATTTCTTCTGGGAAGAGGAGTCTGGTCAATCTCGCTCAAAAAAATCAGCCACCTTCAGACGCTACCAGCACCTGTTCGAGGCCCGCCGAGAAGCCTGCCCATCCTGCCTGGAAACCTTCAACAAAAATGGCCCCCTGACTCGTTGGATCACCCAGCATCGTCAGACCCTGGCTATTGCAGATGTGACCCAGGACAGCCGGATCGATATGCAGGATCAGGAGTATCAGGCAGCCCAGGTCAAGTCGGTTCTGGCTGTGCCGGTCCAGGCAGATGATAAGCTCCAGGCGATTCTTTATCTGAGCCAGTGCTCACACACCCGCCATTGGTCCAAAGCGGATCAGGATCTGGCTAAGGCGGTAGCCGATCACCTGGCGATTGCCATCCAGCAGTCCCGGCTTTACGTACAGACCCGTCGCCAGATGGAGCGGGAAGCCCTGATGCGTCTGATCAGCGACAACATCCACAGTACCCTGAACCTGGATGAAATTTTGCAGGTGGTGGTTCAGAAAGTTCGACAATTGATTAATTCCGATCGGGTGCTGGTCTATAAGTTCACGGAAAACGGTCGCGGTGAGGTGCTGATAGAGGAATTATTGGGCAAGTGTAGTTCCATCATGGATCGACTCCAGCGGGATGATTCTTTCCTGCGGTGCTATGGCGAACTCCATGGCTGCGAGCAAACCTACCGCATCGATGATGTTGCTGAAGCAGATCTGTCTGAAAGTTACCTGACCTTCCTGGAATGGCTGGAGGTGCAGGCCAGTGTAACCGTACCGATTACGATCGGTCCTCGCCTCTGGGGTCTGCTGATTGTGCAGGAGTCCGAAGCCCCACGGACCTGGAAAACTTCGGATGTTTATCTGCTCCAGCAACTGGCAGCCCGGATGGCCATTGCCATTCACCAGGCCGAATTGTACGAACAGGTGCAGATCGCTGCCGCCAGAGCCCAATTGAAAGCCGATGAGCTGGAACAAACCCTGCGGCAATTGCAACAAACCCAGGCCCAGTTGATTCAAAGCGAGAAAATGTCCAGTCTGGGCCAATTGGTCGCCGGGGTGGCCCATGAAATCAACAATCCAGTCAACTTCATCTATGGCAACCTGAAGTATGCCGATGATTACATTCAGATGCTGATGGATCTGGTCAGTCTTTATCAGGAACATTATCCTCACCCCGATCCAGAGATTCAGCAGCGGATGGATGATATTGATCTGAATTTCTTGGCGGACGATCTGTCCAAGTTGCTGTCCTCGATGAAGGTAGGGGCCGATCGGATTCGACAGATTGTGCTCTCTCTGCGAAACTTCTCCCGTCTGGATCAGGCGGACATGAAACCTGTAGACATCCATGAGGGCATCGACAGCACCCTGTTGATTCTGCAAAATCGGCTGAAGGATCAGCCTGGACGCCCCCCGATTACCATTCTGAAGGGATATGCCAACTTGCCCCGGGTCGAATGTTACCCCGGTCAGCTCAACCAGGTTTTTATGAACATCCTGGCGAATGCGATCGATGCCCTGGAAGGAACCAGTGAGCCAGATGAGCATGGCCAAATTTCCTGGTCTGCAGCTCACCCGTCTCCAACGATTACCATTCGCACGGAATTTCTCAGCCCCGATCGGGTCCTGATTCGGATCGCAGACAATGGGCCTGGCATGAATGAGGAAACCCGAAAACGGCTCTTTGACCCCTTCTTCACCACCAAACCTGTGGGCAAGGGAACTGGGTTAGGGCTATCGATTAGCTACCAGATCGTAACCGAAAAGCACAAGGGTGCTCTCCGGTGTGTATCAGAACCGGAGCATGGTGCGGAGTTCCAGATTGAAATCCCAATTCAGCAAAACCACCTGCAGGCGGAACAGGCCGTCGCTGCGGGGTACAGCGATCCCGATTGA